The proteins below come from a single Mesobacillus jeotgali genomic window:
- the yhfH gene encoding protein YhfH has translation MMSPVEFFRNLPKKVCPECGEGMHEQAESYLMECDRCLSKKEE, from the coding sequence ATGATGAGTCCGGTTGAATTTTTTCGTAATTTACCAAAAAAGGTGTGCCCTGAATGTGGTGAGGGAATGCATGAACAAGCAGAATCATATCTAATGGAATGCGATCGTTGTTTATCGAAGAAAGAGGAGTAA
- a CDS encoding transcriptional regulator SplA domain-containing protein, which yields MDVIDPKNLKFGDEVFVIYRNPHVPSVSNIKAGEIVQHPKDPNAFALFLNETLHVIEDDDALFATQEAAENAYLNAMDPYQS from the coding sequence TTGGATGTAATCGATCCGAAAAACTTAAAATTTGGTGATGAAGTTTTCGTTATCTACCGTAACCCGCACGTACCATCTGTATCTAACATTAAAGCAGGTGAAATTGTCCAGCATCCTAAGGATCCTAACGCGTTTGCCCTATTCCTAAATGAAACCCTGCATGTAATTGAAGATGATGATGCTCTCTTTGCTACGCAAGAGGCAGCCGAAAATGCATATCTTAATGCAATGGATCCGTATCAATCTTAG
- a CDS encoding class I SAM-dependent methyltransferase, which yields MTVLLQLEIEPALKLNETRLQPSYRMDLRDFSEREYNKFVKLNTVNDWSQLRWKDTGRPYEVTSFAQEKKEWEKVNQQSLPAHTSWQMFNKSFHKWFVKDVPAEMDNSKQNFMESLKSFKLTETKSALGELIRIHLWNYAHRIEDGIWDPRGKRALFEGLDLVKPRILFLGAAEGYEAMQLSAMYPGGDIVFVDYDPFCKDTRFREFPDTYPFLGTNPSTGGNKVYHKSDFETEYIVEDIRNLPFGHEFDIVLSVGLLEHFPDTLKSEVVDWHKKFLKTGGYIIMTTPRAQLKSKLYYEIMADVMNHTYRELMTVEQMGLYLYENGLDILRHGYIKVHNGIIARPR from the coding sequence GTGACTGTATTGCTTCAATTAGAAATTGAACCTGCATTAAAACTCAATGAAACCCGCTTGCAGCCTTCCTACAGAATGGACCTCAGGGATTTTTCCGAAAGGGAATACAATAAGTTTGTAAAATTGAATACAGTTAATGATTGGAGTCAGCTTCGCTGGAAAGATACAGGAAGACCATACGAGGTAACATCCTTCGCTCAGGAAAAAAAAGAATGGGAGAAAGTCAATCAACAAAGTTTGCCTGCTCACACTTCCTGGCAAATGTTCAACAAATCATTTCACAAGTGGTTTGTGAAGGATGTTCCTGCAGAAATGGACAATTCGAAACAAAATTTCATGGAAAGCTTAAAGAGTTTCAAGCTGACTGAAACAAAGTCTGCATTAGGTGAACTGATTAGAATTCACCTATGGAACTATGCTCACCGGATTGAAGACGGCATCTGGGACCCAAGGGGCAAGCGAGCATTATTCGAAGGACTTGACTTAGTAAAGCCAAGAATCCTCTTCCTGGGAGCCGCTGAAGGTTACGAGGCCATGCAGTTGAGTGCCATGTATCCCGGCGGTGACATTGTGTTTGTAGATTACGACCCTTTCTGCAAGGATACGAGGTTTAGGGAGTTTCCAGACACTTATCCATTTCTCGGAACCAATCCCTCAACAGGAGGAAATAAAGTCTATCATAAGAGTGATTTTGAGACTGAATACATCGTGGAGGATATCCGCAACCTTCCTTTTGGCCATGAATTTGACATTGTCCTCAGTGTGGGGCTGCTTGAGCACTTCCCGGATACTTTAAAAAGCGAAGTGGTGGATTGGCATAAGAAGTTCCTAAAAACAGGCGGTTATATTATCATGACCACACCCAGAGCTCAGTTAAAATCCAAGCTGTATTATGAAATCATGGCCGATGTCATGAACCATACATACAGGGAACTGATGACCGTCGAACAGATGGGGCTTTATTTATACGAAAACGGTTTGGATATCTTAAGGCATGGTTATATCAAAGTCCATAACGGAATCATCGCACGTCCCAGATAA
- a CDS encoding YozQ family protein — MKENKGKSNELAGRMYDTSDYHKNDELSKGLAMTHEQASDSYVEGEVGGKIERSSGAEDELNNRGYQ; from the coding sequence ATGAAAGAGAATAAAGGTAAAAGTAATGAGCTTGCAGGGCGGATGTATGATACATCGGATTATCATAAAAATGACGAGCTTTCGAAAGGGCTTGCCATGACACATGAGCAGGCTAGTGACAGCTATGTAGAAGGGGAAGTAGGCGGAAAGATTGAGCGCTCTTCTGGAGCAGAAGATGAACTGAATAACAGAGGCTATCAGTAA
- a CDS encoding MFS transporter: MDMHVKRNIFTLQGFYLFVFFGIGSLFPLLSVYLSEVENLNGYQIGIILSIGPVIMIFFQPFWGMLADMKNAHNMLLTLTTLITGVAALGYVFFDGFISFLIIATLLAIFQSAIIPLSDSISLKYTSKAGVNYGNVRLFGSLGFGLAVFVMGRLSEWNPHVIFYAFFLTLLISASFSMKMPKEPSGRPAGLFAGMKDLMQMKKFLIFLGVTFMIFGPNLANNFYFSLFVEDRGGTYTGIGIAFLIAVLSEIPFMRAAGSWIRKLGLLQVAFIAAIVSLIRWIFYFTEPALSLVYASAVIQGFSLGLFIPAGLQYIRDITPLHITATAVTIYSAVGNGLGNWFFTFFGGIIFEEFSIYGVYLFFAALTLMGVLLTVWLMKDEKRSHSKQITAN, translated from the coding sequence ATGGACATGCACGTTAAGCGCAATATCTTTACTTTGCAAGGCTTTTATCTTTTTGTTTTTTTTGGCATAGGCAGTTTATTTCCTTTATTAAGTGTTTACTTAAGTGAGGTTGAAAATTTAAATGGATATCAGATTGGAATTATCCTGTCCATTGGTCCAGTCATTATGATTTTCTTCCAGCCGTTTTGGGGAATGCTTGCTGACATGAAAAATGCCCATAATATGCTCCTGACTTTAACTACCTTGATAACAGGTGTTGCCGCTTTGGGTTATGTTTTCTTTGATGGATTTATTTCGTTCTTGATCATCGCAACGCTCCTCGCGATTTTTCAGAGTGCAATCATTCCTTTATCAGACAGTATTTCCTTGAAGTACACTAGCAAAGCTGGGGTCAATTATGGAAATGTCCGATTATTTGGTTCACTGGGATTTGGACTCGCGGTTTTTGTTATGGGCCGGTTGTCTGAGTGGAACCCACATGTGATATTCTACGCTTTTTTCCTGACATTATTGATCTCGGCTTCTTTTTCAATGAAAATGCCCAAAGAACCTTCAGGGCGGCCTGCAGGGCTATTCGCTGGCATGAAGGATTTAATGCAGATGAAAAAATTTTTAATTTTCCTCGGAGTAACATTCATGATTTTCGGTCCTAATTTGGCCAATAACTTTTACTTTAGTCTGTTTGTGGAGGACCGGGGCGGCACTTATACAGGGATTGGCATCGCATTTCTTATTGCAGTGTTATCTGAAATTCCATTTATGAGGGCTGCAGGAAGCTGGATCCGTAAATTAGGGCTGCTTCAGGTCGCTTTTATTGCCGCGATTGTTTCATTAATTCGATGGATTTTTTATTTTACAGAACCTGCTTTATCTCTTGTATACGCTTCAGCTGTGATCCAGGGCTTTTCACTGGGATTGTTCATTCCTGCTGGTTTGCAGTATATTCGGGATATTACTCCGCTGCATATTACAGCAACAGCCGTAACGATATACTCGGCAGTCGGCAACGGCTTAGGCAACTGGTTTTTCACATTCTTCGGCGGCATAATTTTTGAAGAATTCAGTATTTATGGAGTGTACTTATTTTTTGCTGCATTGACTTTAATGGGAGTTTTGCTGACAGTCTGGTTAATGAAGGATGAAAAAAGAAGTCACTCGAAACAGATTACTGCAAACTGA
- a CDS encoding XapX domain-containing protein, with product MKEIILSLVAGLVVGILFKFLKLPLPAPPVLAGVLGIVGVYLGGVVGEWILNSFKG from the coding sequence ATGAAAGAAATCATCTTAAGCTTAGTTGCTGGTTTAGTAGTAGGAATCCTTTTTAAATTCCTAAAGCTTCCTCTTCCAGCACCTCCAGTTCTTGCAGGTGTACTCGGAATTGTCGGAGTTTATTTAGGCGGTGTTGTTGGAGAGTGGATTCTGAATTCCTTTAAAGGTTGA
- a CDS encoding formate/nitrite transporter family protein codes for MSEQSMELAINTALKKKEYLSESKGKYILRAALAGVYIGFGIMVSYRLGEYFFDAHSAATPIASSIFFGLALILILYGGGELFTSNTMMMTISSLKKATTWKDTIENWIACYSGNLLGALFFAILVMLSGIFLAPEKTQYMMETVSMKMNTPAYQLFFRAILCNWLVCLAVWVPLSIKGDGAKIGVIMLLVFAFVVSGFEHSVANMVLFSIALLVPHPETVSIAGSLYNLVPVTLGNIIGGGFFVGTLYVYLNAKGAAKEGSEPANQAVYAQNALKRL; via the coding sequence ATGAGTGAACAGTCAATGGAATTAGCCATCAACACTGCATTAAAAAAGAAAGAGTATCTTAGTGAATCAAAGGGTAAGTACATCCTGCGTGCAGCGCTTGCTGGCGTGTATATCGGCTTTGGCATTATGGTCTCTTACAGGTTAGGTGAATATTTTTTTGATGCTCATTCAGCTGCAACACCAATCGCCAGCTCGATCTTTTTCGGATTGGCACTTATCCTGATTTTGTACGGCGGTGGAGAACTGTTCACAAGCAACACAATGATGATGACAATCAGCTCTTTGAAAAAAGCAACGACGTGGAAGGATACCATTGAAAACTGGATTGCATGTTATTCCGGAAATTTACTTGGAGCATTGTTCTTTGCCATTCTTGTCATGCTGTCAGGAATATTTTTGGCACCAGAGAAAACACAGTATATGATGGAAACTGTGAGCATGAAAATGAATACACCGGCTTATCAATTGTTCTTTCGAGCTATCCTGTGTAATTGGCTCGTTTGCCTTGCTGTATGGGTTCCATTGAGTATAAAAGGAGATGGAGCAAAAATCGGAGTCATAATGCTTTTGGTCTTTGCTTTTGTTGTCTCTGGATTCGAGCACAGTGTGGCCAACATGGTCCTCTTTTCAATTGCGCTTCTCGTACCGCATCCTGAAACAGTCAGTATTGCCGGCAGTTTGTACAACCTTGTGCCTGTAACATTGGGAAATATAATAGGCGGAGGCTTTTTTGTTGGCACTCTATATGTATACCTGAATGCGAAAGGGGCAGCGAAAGAGGGAAGCGAACCTGCAAACCAGGCAGTATATGCACAAAATGCCTTAAAGCGATTGTAA
- a CDS encoding endonuclease MutS2: MNEQTFTVLGYDKIKEEIAGFALTESGRVKAREMQPSTNLKQMTSWQEEVYEAIEILRISTSVPIHGLEGIETVLKGFNKGIPLRTEQLVLLLSFLETCNKIRRFMKDKEYAAPRVSAYVHGIEELPELAAEIQRCIRNGQIDDYASRELLRVRKQIGIQEERLKERLNQLLKSAKIKPYLQEVVISQRNGRYVVPVKKEYRSKIRGAVLDTSASGSTLFMEPEEIGSFQDQMEWLYIDEQTEVEKVLFTLTGLAEEKEKEIRMAMETMVHYDFLFAKAKYCRSIDAKKVAIIDEPVILFNDARHPLLGEKAVPLNIEIGTDYHALVITGPNTGGKTVSIKTAGLLSLMAQSGLLLPVDEGSTVGIFHKVLVDIGDGQSIEQNLSTFSSRIVNIIEILKEANDKTLVLLDELGSGTDPGEGMGLATAILENLNNKGATIFATTHYSEIKDFADNHDDFMNGSMEFDLDTLKPTYRLRIGKGGESQAFAIALKLGIHPKLLERAHEITYKAEHDYTSLFVEDPAALEARERQITVNRHKRQKSSKVSKNPVIKFEMGDSVHVLSTGELGVIYRGPDHQGNYLVQVRERKVEVNHKRLKLNLPASELYPEDYDFNIIFESKEHRKLLNRMDKKHIEEGIIREDT; encoded by the coding sequence TTGAACGAACAAACATTCACAGTTCTTGGTTACGACAAAATAAAGGAAGAAATCGCCGGATTTGCTTTAACTGAATCAGGGCGAGTAAAAGCAAGGGAAATGCAGCCTTCCACCAATCTGAAGCAGATGACATCATGGCAGGAGGAAGTTTATGAAGCAATAGAAATTCTCAGGATTAGTACCAGTGTTCCAATCCACGGTCTTGAAGGGATAGAAACAGTTCTTAAGGGATTTAACAAAGGAATCCCGCTTCGGACAGAACAACTTGTGCTGCTGCTTTCCTTCCTGGAAACCTGCAATAAGATCCGCCGCTTCATGAAGGATAAGGAGTATGCCGCTCCTAGAGTTTCTGCATATGTCCATGGAATCGAAGAACTTCCCGAACTTGCTGCTGAGATACAAAGATGTATACGAAATGGGCAGATTGACGATTACGCATCCAGGGAGCTATTGAGGGTCCGGAAACAAATAGGAATCCAGGAAGAGCGTCTAAAAGAAAGGCTTAACCAGTTGTTGAAATCTGCAAAAATAAAACCATATCTTCAAGAAGTTGTCATCAGCCAAAGAAACGGCAGGTATGTGGTTCCTGTAAAGAAGGAATATCGAAGCAAGATAAGAGGAGCGGTCCTTGATACATCGGCATCAGGCTCAACTCTTTTTATGGAACCAGAAGAAATTGGCTCATTCCAGGACCAGATGGAATGGCTTTATATAGACGAGCAAACCGAAGTGGAGAAAGTGCTTTTTACCTTGACTGGTCTGGCTGAGGAGAAAGAGAAGGAAATCCGGATGGCCATGGAGACGATGGTTCACTATGACTTCCTGTTTGCAAAAGCGAAATATTGCAGGTCTATTGACGCAAAAAAAGTGGCCATTATTGACGAACCTGTCATTTTATTCAATGATGCGCGCCATCCGCTGCTTGGTGAAAAAGCGGTTCCCTTAAATATTGAAATCGGAACAGATTATCATGCTCTTGTCATTACCGGCCCGAATACCGGGGGGAAAACCGTTTCCATTAAGACAGCTGGGCTGCTTTCATTAATGGCCCAAAGCGGTCTGCTACTTCCGGTGGACGAGGGGAGCACAGTGGGAATTTTTCATAAAGTCCTTGTCGATATAGGAGATGGGCAAAGCATTGAGCAAAATCTGAGCACCTTCAGTTCCAGGATTGTCAATATAATAGAGATCCTGAAGGAAGCCAACGACAAGACGCTTGTCCTTCTTGATGAGCTGGGCTCAGGGACTGATCCGGGTGAAGGGATGGGTCTTGCCACAGCCATTCTTGAGAACCTGAACAACAAGGGAGCGACTATATTTGCGACAACGCACTACAGCGAGATTAAAGACTTCGCTGACAATCATGATGATTTCATGAATGGTTCGATGGAATTTGATCTTGATACACTTAAGCCTACTTATCGCCTGCGGATCGGAAAGGGAGGGGAAAGCCAGGCTTTTGCGATTGCGCTTAAACTGGGCATTCATCCAAAGCTGCTTGAACGGGCTCATGAAATAACCTACAAAGCAGAGCATGATTACACTTCGTTATTTGTGGAAGATCCTGCAGCCTTGGAAGCAAGAGAACGGCAAATCACAGTAAACCGACATAAAAGACAGAAGTCTTCTAAGGTTTCAAAGAATCCAGTGATAAAGTTTGAAATGGGAGATAGTGTTCATGTATTAAGCACCGGGGAACTGGGTGTTATTTATAGGGGACCAGATCATCAGGGGAATTACCTCGTCCAGGTCAGGGAGCGAAAAGTCGAGGTGAATCATAAACGCCTTAAGCTGAACTTGCCTGCGTCGGAGCTTTATCCGGAAGACTATGATTTCAATATTATTTTTGAGTCCAAAGAGCATAGGAAGCTGTTGAACAGAATGGATAAAAAACATATCGAAGAAGGTATTATACGTGAAGATACCTGA
- a CDS encoding Crp/Fnr family transcriptional regulator, with protein MSELIKASEKIIKFKKGTFLFREGQEAKEMYVILSGKVQISKMNAEGKELYLRLCNKNDIVGELTLFTAGPRYLFNARGVEDGEAAVVNIENLEQVLFNNSQLAYQFLKWMNDHIRRTITKFRDLVLNGKKGALYSTLIRLSNSYGTKQEDGIHINVPITNQDLANYCGTARESVSRMLGELRDEGIISIHKKRIIIHNLDYLKQQIDCENCPIEYCNIE; from the coding sequence ATGAGCGAATTAATAAAGGCATCCGAAAAAATCATTAAATTCAAGAAAGGAACTTTTTTATTCCGCGAGGGACAGGAAGCGAAGGAGATGTATGTTATTCTGTCCGGCAAGGTACAAATTTCAAAAATGAACGCCGAAGGAAAAGAATTGTATTTAAGATTATGTAATAAAAACGATATTGTCGGTGAGCTAACTCTTTTTACAGCAGGACCCAGATACTTATTTAATGCACGAGGGGTTGAAGATGGCGAAGCAGCAGTTGTGAATATCGAAAATCTGGAACAAGTATTATTCAATAACAGCCAGCTTGCGTACCAATTCCTTAAGTGGATGAATGACCATATTCGAAGAACGATCACTAAATTCCGCGACCTTGTCTTGAACGGTAAAAAAGGAGCGTTGTATTCAACATTGATCAGGCTAAGCAATAGTTATGGCACTAAACAGGAGGATGGCATCCACATCAATGTACCAATCACGAACCAGGATTTAGCTAATTATTGTGGAACAGCAAGGGAAAGCGTCAGCCGCATGCTCGGTGAACTGCGTGATGAAGGAATCATCTCCATACACAAGAAAAGGATCATCATCCATAACCTGGACTACTTAAAACAACAAATCGACTGTGAAAATTGTCCGATCGAGTATTGCAATATTGAATAA
- a CDS encoding LrgB family protein → MLAYLLARKAAGKYPSPLTSPVFLSTVIVIAVLLLLNISYKEYEPASEIMTYFLGPATVALAVPLYRQRKIISAYAVPALSGLIAGIVSTILSAVFIAYMLNLSELILVSLTIKSITIPVASEVARIIGADSILVAAFVMITGMLGAMIGPFLMNIMKIDDPFSRGLAIGTIAHGIGTAEAAREGELQGAVSGAAMGMAAIITSLFLPIILPVFL, encoded by the coding sequence TTGCTTGCATACCTTCTCGCCAGGAAAGCTGCAGGCAAATATCCATCTCCACTGACTTCCCCGGTATTTTTGAGTACAGTGATTGTAATAGCCGTGCTGCTATTGCTGAACATATCTTATAAGGAATATGAACCAGCAAGTGAGATTATGACCTATTTTTTGGGACCGGCTACTGTAGCATTAGCCGTACCATTATATCGCCAAAGAAAAATCATTTCTGCATACGCAGTTCCGGCTCTGTCCGGTCTAATTGCAGGGATCGTCTCGACCATACTTTCAGCTGTGTTCATAGCGTATATGCTTAATCTATCGGAATTGATCCTAGTTTCTTTGACGATCAAGTCAATCACAATCCCTGTAGCTTCAGAGGTTGCCAGGATCATCGGGGCAGACTCGATTTTGGTTGCTGCGTTCGTCATGATTACAGGCATGCTTGGGGCGATGATAGGCCCGTTTCTTATGAACATCATGAAAATCGATGACCCTTTTTCGAGAGGATTGGCCATCGGAACCATTGCTCACGGAATTGGGACAGCAGAAGCCGCCAGGGAAGGAGAGCTTCAGGGCGCAGTTTCGGGAGCAGCAATGGGAATGGCCGCTATAATAACTTCGTTGTTCCTTCCTATAATTCTCCCGGTATTTTTGTAA
- a CDS encoding CidA/LrgA family protein produces MKADKILKYILQIAGLILINKAGFYIVEIFNLRIPGNVLGMILLFVLLWTRVVRLEWFEGAADFLVRHLSFFFVPISVGLMTLGGIIAENGIQLAVILVLSAIVGMVFAGGTSHVLVKRKGGGESWELFCSRSLVFS; encoded by the coding sequence TTGAAAGCTGATAAAATTTTAAAATACATATTGCAAATTGCAGGGTTGATCCTGATTAACAAAGCTGGATTTTATATTGTAGAGATTTTCAATCTGCGCATCCCAGGGAATGTTTTGGGAATGATCCTACTGTTCGTGCTGTTATGGACGAGGGTAGTCCGTCTTGAATGGTTTGAAGGCGCAGCGGATTTTCTCGTCAGGCATCTATCTTTCTTTTTTGTGCCGATTTCAGTTGGTTTGATGACTCTAGGGGGAATTATTGCAGAAAATGGGATTCAACTAGCGGTTATTTTAGTTTTGAGCGCTATTGTTGGAATGGTATTTGCGGGAGGCACTTCACATGTCCTGGTAAAGCGGAAAGGGGGGGGAGAAAGCTGGGAACTCTTCTGCTCACGATCTTTAGTATTCTCATAA
- a CDS encoding SCO family protein, with the protein MKKIYLISSLIVLIGITSGISFFLIRDANAQIPEDITLVTMDEENYTFGEETETIKLVEFIYTHCPDICPTTTQKMNLLRKDLIGEGVYGKEVQFVTVTIDPYRDTPEVLRKYMDNFGLENDGNWIFLTGDPADILEEQQKIKQVADTFQFQYRDPGNGFYVHSTFTYLIDKNNKFIKKFPMGEDFNKDEVFEEIMDEL; encoded by the coding sequence ATGAAAAAAATCTATCTTATCAGTTCATTAATTGTATTAATAGGCATTACATCGGGAATTTCATTCTTTCTAATCAGGGACGCCAATGCACAGATTCCAGAGGACATCACGCTAGTAACCATGGATGAAGAAAACTATACTTTTGGAGAAGAAACAGAGACCATCAAACTTGTGGAATTCATCTATACTCACTGTCCTGATATTTGCCCGACGACCACACAAAAAATGAACCTGCTGCGCAAAGACTTGATCGGAGAAGGAGTATATGGGAAGGAAGTTCAGTTTGTTACTGTTACAATTGATCCGTACCGGGATACCCCTGAAGTTTTAAGAAAATATATGGACAATTTCGGACTTGAAAATGACGGCAATTGGATTTTTTTGACTGGCGATCCAGCCGACATTTTAGAAGAGCAGCAGAAAATCAAACAGGTTGCCGATACATTCCAATTCCAGTATCGTGATCCAGGGAACGGATTCTATGTCCATAGTACATTTACTTACTTGATTGATAAAAACAATAAATTCATAAAAAAATTCCCGATGGGGGAAGATTTCAATAAAGATGAAGTTTTCGAAGAAATAATGGATGAGTTATAG